AAATTAATTTAAATAAAATTATTGAAGAGAGTATTCCATATTTAATTATTTTACTCCTGTACTTCCATGACCCCCTCTATTTTGTTTTTGTAATTCATTGACAAACAAAACCTTAACAACTTCCATTTGTCTAACAATTCGGAACTGACAAATCCTATCTCCCTTTTCAATTATAGTATCCCTTAGTGCGTAGGCTGGAAAGAACCAATAGTCATCATTTCCGCTATATGCGTTATCAATTATTCCCATCGAGTTTGTCTGTATAATTCCATAATTTTTAAACGTCGAGCTTCTAGGCAAGATGTGTGCTTCAAATCCTTCTGGTAGCTCTAATGCAAATCCTAACGGTATAAGCTTAAAATCTCCTTTATTCATTTTTATGCGCTCTGCTGTTCTTAAATCTATCCAATTTGATTTTCCCTCTATAAATTCAAATTCTTGATGGACACCTTCTTGTAGTTTAACCTTAATTTCCAACATATAAAACCTCGCTTCTTTATTTAGTATTAATCAATATAAAAATATTTTACATGAAAACCTGATAATATAATATATTAAAATGTCAAGTTTATTGTATCTGTGTACCTATTTTTTTCATAAAAAAAGTTTTTTTATGAAAAATTTTGCTTACTTGATTGACTAATACTTATACAAAATGATAGAATTCACTTGTAGCAATTATGAAAACTTTCAGAAAATGACATTTTTTTCTAAGACACACTTCATAATTATTACAAATTTGAACTTATAAGGAGGTACGTGTATGCAAGGAATCGTAGATTTTCTTAACGGTATTATTTGGAGTAACGCACTTATTTATTTATGTTTAGGTACTGGGGTTTATTTTTCTGTAATCCTAAAGTTCCCACAAGTAAGATTAATTAAGGATATGGTTAAACAGATGCTTAGTGGTGAGGCATCAGAAACTGGAGTTTCTTCATTCCAAGGCTTTGCTATGGCTCTTGGTGGAAGAGTTGGTACAGGTAACATCGCTGGGGTTGCTACAGCAATCGGAACTGGTGGTCCTGGAGCAGTATTTTGGATGTGGGCAATCGCTTTCCTTGGAGCGGGTTCAGCTTACATAGAGTCAGCACTTGCACAGGTTTATAAAGATGAGGTTGACGGCGAATATCGTGGAGGTCCTTCTTACTACATTGAAAAAGGACTTGGAATCAAATGGTATGCTATTCTATTTGCTGTTTGTGCAGTACTAGGAGTAGGAGTTTTCTTACCTGGAGTACAAGCTAACAGTATCGCAAGCTCAATGAACACTGCATTTGGAATTTCTCCTGCAATAACTGGAGCAATCGTAGTTGGTCTTTTAGCGTTCATTATCTTCGGAGGAACAAAGCGTATAGGTAAAGCTGCTGAGCTTATAGTTCCATTTATGGCTATTGCTTATATCATAGTTGCACTTATTATCATATTTATGAACATCACCATGCTTCCTGATGTAATTGCTCTAATTTTCCGTTCAGCTTTTGGAGCTGACGCTGCATTTGGTGGTATCTTAGGAACTGCTATTCAGTGGGGAGTAAAAAGAGGTATCTACTCAAACGAGGCTGGACAAGGTACAGGACCTATGGCTGCTGCTGCTGCTGAAGTTTCTCACCCTGCAAAGCAAGGTTTAGTTCAAGCTTTCTCTGTATATGTTGATACATTATTTGTTTGTTCAGCTACAGCTTTTATGATTCTTATTACTGGTATGTACAATGTTAAAGACGGAGCAGATGGCTTCATTGTAGAAAACATTCCTGGCGTAGAGATTGGGCCTGCTTACACGCAAATGGCAGTAAATACTCTTCTTCCTGGTTTTGGTCAAGCTTTCGTAGCAATCGCACTTTTCTTCTTTGCTTTTACTACTTTATTAGCTTACTACTACTATGCAGAGACTAACGTTGCTTATCTTTTCAAAGGTTCAAAAAATCACAAAACATATTTCTTACTAACTAAATTTGCTTTACTTGGTATGACATTCTTCGGAGCTATAAGAACAGCAGATTTAGCTTGGGCTCTTGGTGATATCGGAGTTGGAGCAATGGCTTGGTTAAATATTATAGCAATAATTCTATTAACTAAGGTTGGTGTTGGTACACTTAAAGATTACGAAAAACAGAAAAAAGAAGGAAAAGATCCAATCTACGAGCCAGAAACTCTTGGCATTAAAAATGCAGATACTTGGAAAGCAATCGCTGCTAGATACAAAAAGAAAGTTTCATAATTTAAACTTATAAAGTAAAAAATGGCTTGCATTTATGCAAGCCATTTTTTACTTTAGTATTTATTCTTAACAATAGCCTCAATTGCTACATCCATAGGGTCTATTAACGGTATATCAAAATGGGAAGAATTTAAAACTAGACCTATTTCGGTACAGCCAGCAATCAGTATCTGAGCTCCATTTTTTATCAATATTTCGCCAGTTTCAACTAGCATATCTATTGGTTTGCCTTCTATTACCCCACTTTTTATTCCATACTGCGGAGAATAAATAGCCTGCATTACTTTGTTTGTTTGGATATCGTAATCAGGATAGATTAAATTATAATCACTTAGATATTTATTAAATAATCCAGTTTTTAGGGTTCCGCTCGTTGCTAGAATACCAATATTTTTTATGTCAGGATAATTAGCTTTTATATAAATATCAAGTTCTCTTAGAGCATTCAATATTGGGAAGTTTATGCTTTCTTGAATCTCATCTATAAAATAATGAGCCGTGATACAAGGAATGCAAGCGACATCTACTTTTGCACATTCAAGGGTTTTTGCCGTCTCTATAAGAGCAGGAACTGGATTTTCTCCGTTTCCAAAGATTGCACTCGTTCTGTCTGGAATTTTACTATTGCTATCCATAATCACTCTAAAATGATCTTGATCTGTTTTTGAGGGAGTAGCTTTTATTAGCTTAAAGTAAAAGTGTGCCGTAGCTTCTGGACCCATTCCTCCAAGAATTCCTATTATTTTATCATTCATTGCTGTAACCTCTTTCTTATTATCTTTACTCAATTCCACACACTCTATGCTTTAGGGGTTCAAATAATTCATCCTCAGATATAGATGGGTTCATTATTTTTAGTTTTTTAAGTGCTATACTAGCGCCATAATCCATTCCCTGACAACCAGCAAGAAGAATTACGTCATCCTCCTTAGCCCTATTTAAAGCTTCACCAATAGCATCTGAAAGATTCTCATATAGCTCAAGCTTTAGCTTCGAACCATTAATAATGTCTCTAAACACTGCTTCTTCTTCATCAGTCACTATATCTTTTTCTGTTGTGTAATCTGCACTTTTAGTAGCAATAATTTCAGATAAATTAAGCTTTTTCGCCCATGTAACTATTGCCTGAGCATTTTCCTTATTTACAATAGGCCCTCTTGAACCTCTTATAGCATATACAAGATGCAGTTTATTATATTCCATAAAATTAAGAGTTTCCATAGTAACATCTATGTTCCCAGCATTTGCAAAATGATCATCGATTATTTTAAAATCATTTTCATATATGAACTCAAATCTTCTTTCTACACCTTTAAAATTTAAAAAGCTTTCTTGTATTACAGCTATAGGTACCTTGCAAATTAGCGCCGCAGCAATTGCAGCCATAGCATTATATACGCTGTGATAGCCTGGCACAGAAAGAGATATCTCGAAGCTTTGATCCATATATAAATGCCCATTTATTGAAAATGGTTTAGAAATTTCTACTGTAAATTTACCTCTTCCTGAGGATAAATCTAGATTTTTGCACAATATCATAGCATTATCATTATTAACGCCATAAGTAAGTACATTGGCCTCTGTCTTATTAATTAGAGATGCTGCTTCTTCACAATCCATATTCAGTATAGCCCAGCTACCCTTCTTTGCATTGGTAATCAAACTTGATTTCAATGCTACATAGTTTTCAAAGGTTTCATGAAGATCAATGTGCTCTCTGCTAATATTGTTAAAAATAACGATGTCGTAATCAATCCCAGCAATCCTGTCAAGCTCAATAGCAGACGAAGACACTTCCATTGTTACATGTGTTAAACCATTTTCTTTCATTCTGTATATATAATTTTGAAGATCTAAGGACTCTGGTGTTGTTAAATCAGAAGCTATTTGTTCATCGCCTACTTTTATAAGCACTGTTCCAACAAGCCCAGTTTTAAAATTATTATTTTCTAGAATATTATCAATCATAAAAGCAGTTGTGGTTTTACCATTAGTAGCTGTTATTCCAATCATCTTCATAAATTTTGAAGGGTGATTATAAAAATTACATGCACATAGAGCTAAAGAATGCCTAGCATCTGAAACCAAATATTGAGGAATATCAATATTATCTTGAATGCTTTCCACAACAGCACCTACAGCTCCTTTGTTTTTAGCATCTAGTAAATACTTATGTCCATCTGTCTTATATCCTTTGATACAAAAGAATAAATCTCCCTCTTTAACCTTAGCAGAATGATAAGCTATCCCCTGAATATTATGGTCATGGCTTAAAGGTCTGTTTTCCTCTAAAATTTCAATCCCTTTCAATAAAGAAGCAACGTCCATCATTATAATTCTCCTCACGTAAAATTAAGCTTACCTAAAAATTTTTTTAGTTATTTTTTTTGAAATACTTTTGCTAAAAGCAAAAAACGGCTTAGGATCTGAATAGTCCCATATAGCATATGCTTTAGGTTTAAAATATGATTTTAGAACCTGAGATAGCTTCAGCTGTTTTGTCTTTAGATATCCTCTAACAGCAAAGAAATCCTCGTAAGCATACCAAAACACTAGCCCAGTATCCTTTTTAAGCTCAAAAGGTGGTTGTGGCTTTCCTATTAGCTCAGAATAGGTTAAATATGGCATGTTTATCCCTGCCTTATACAGCAAGCTATTTAAATTAGTTATTCTTACATTCACCTCTATTAAATAAAATTCTCCTGTTACTGCATCTTTTTTAAACTCAATTTCCGCAAATCCTTTAAAACCAACATTTTCTAAAAATTTTGCTCCTATATCATAGAGCTCTTGGACATATTTCTGTCCAGTATATACTGAGGCTCCAAAATTTATAGGATACTGTCTAAATTTCTGGCAAGTCATCCAGTTTGTAACTTTTGAATCCTGATTTAAGTAAGCATCAAAAGTGTACATATGGTCGTCAAATCCTGGAATTATTCTTTGTACAATTACTTCCAGCTTTTTCTCATGTACTTTTTTTACTGCTTCAAGCAATTCTTCCTTGTTATTAACCTTAAACATCTTTCTTCTAAAAACCGACACAAATGATGGAGAATCAGTAGGTTTAACAATACATGGATAGCCAATTTGCTTGTCAACTTTATCTAAATAATCCTCATCGCTTACATAAACTGTTTCTGGAACTTTAACAGAATTTTTTACTGCAAGAGCGTGAAGCTTCTCTTTATCCATAAGATTAGTGTAAATTCCCTGCTGATTCTGAGGAATAAGGTAATATTCTCTAAGCTCGTAGAGATACTCATCTACAAACTCAACATATGGATCAGCACAAGGAATCAGCACGGGTTTTAGAGCTTGCTTTGATGCATAATCTATTAAAAACTGTAAAAACTCTTTAGGTTGTTTTTTATAGTGTGGACCGATTAATTTTTCCTTACAATATTTTGATTCAAAAGCATAAGAGCCTTCATAGCTATAATCTACAGCCGCTACTTCAACACCCATCACACCTAGACATCTTATTGTACTTAAGCCTATATAATAATTAGCACCTAAAATAACTGCTTTATTAGACACGGTAATCCCCCTAAAATAGATTCTAATATAATTATCAACACTTAAATATATCTTTTCAAACTAATATTTTATCATGAAAATCTAATCTATAAAACCCTATAGTAAATATAGTTTTTCTTTGGCAATTAAAGATTGATTATTAAGCTCTTCACTGAGTTAATTGCATAATCATAATCATTATTATTTTCAATTATGTAATCAGAATACTTTTTATATAATCCTATTCTTTCGTTATATATTTTTATAAGAGCTGTTGGATTATCCTTTACTAGTGGTCTATTATTAACATCCATTTCCTCTAATATTTTTTCTGGATTTCTATCAATAAAAATTATACTGTATCCATTATTCTTCAATATTTCAATATTACTTGAGTCAAGAATAATCCCCCCACCGCAATCTATAATACAGCTTTCATTAATAACAGCATTTTTTAATACTTTTGTTTCAATTTTTCTAAAATACGGCTCCCCAAATTTCTCAAATATATCGGATATGCTTAAATTGAGTTCCTTTTCCACCATCTTATCAATAGAAATAAGCTTAAGAGCCAAGTCTTTTGAAATGTCATTAGCTATACTGCTTTTTCCACATCCCATCATTCCTATAAATGCTATTTTTTTCATCTTCTTTACCTCATTTATATTTATTATTTTTAAAACATTGTCCAATCAAAATTAACATGTTAAAATAATGAAAATTTATGTAAAGCTAGGAGAATAATATGAAAATCGAAGCTACTAAAAAAATCCAAATAAAAAACATTGAAATCGGGGGAAGCAAAACCCTAATTTGTACTCCTATAATACCCTCTACTCTTGAAGATTTTGTTGCAGATATCGACGATGCTCTATCTCAAAATCCAGATGTAGTTGAGTGGAGATTAGATTACTTTGACAATCTCAGTTCATTAGATTATGTATATAATACCTTAACTTCAATTAAATATAAACTAGCAAATACAATATTTATCTTGACTCTAAGAGATAATAAAGAAGGCGGAAAATGCACTCTTTCTCAAGAAGATAAGCTCAAAATAATTCAAAACGCTCTAAAAACAGATACTATCGATATATTAGATATAGAACAAATCCAAGGAAAAGATTATATATCTACAGTTAAACAAATGATTAATAATACTAATACGAAGCTTATACTTTCTTATCACAATTTTGAGTTTACACCAAATAAAGAAGAAATCGTTCAAAAAATAGAAAAGGCCCTCGAATTAGGGGCCGATATTCCTAAAGTAGCATATATGCCACATTCTAGTGAAGATGTACTTTGTTTATTAGATGCTAGTCTTTCATGCAGAAAATTATTAGAGGCTCCTATGGTGAGCATCTCCATGGGTGACCTAGGAAAAATTTCTAGAGTATATGCTGGCCAATTTGGCTCTGATATTACCTTTGCTTCTTTGAAAGACTCAACCGCTCCAGGTCAAATCAAAATTGATGATTTAAAGAGAGCTTGGACCCATCTTTTTTAATTCGTCCCTGATTTCACTTAATAGCACAACTTCTTCACTTGGTTTTGCTGGCGCTGCTTCTTCTTTTGGTTTAGCTTTTAATTTATTTATCATCTTAATCATTATAAAAATTGAAAAAGCAATGATAACAAAATCAACTAAATTTTGAATAAATTGACCGTAGTATACAGCCAGTTCTGGAATTTCTCCCTGAGCTGGCTCAATTACATATTTAAGATGCTTAAAATCAACACTTCCTGTTAGTATAGATATAACTGGCATTATAATATCGTTTACTAGGGATGTGATTATCTTGCCAAATGCTCCTCCAATAATAATCCCCACTGCCATATCCATAACATTTCCACGCATAATAAATGTTTTAAACTCCTTTAACATGTCCTTCATCCTTCCTTTTCTTTAGTTTCTTGAATAATATCTTTATAAATCCAACTATATAATACCCTAAAAATATCTGGTTAAAAACTATTCTATAAGGTAGATATAATTATATGTACTAAAATTATTTTATTTACTCATTAATATAACTAATCAAGAGGTGATATTATGTGGTTTACAAAAGAGATTCAGGATGTTCTAAAGGAATATGATTCGAATGAAGCGACAGGACTTTCCAGTCAAGAGGTAAAACTTCGATTAGAAAAATATGGTGAAAATAAATTAAAATCTAAACCTAAAAAAAGCTTTTTTCAGCTATTCTTATCTCAGCTTAAGGATATGCTTATATATGTTTTGCTAGGAGCAGCTGCTATTACTTTATTTATTGGTGAGTATGTTGATGCAGTTATAATACTGCTTGTTGTAATTCTTAATGCAGTTATAGGTGTGGTTCAAGAGTATAAGGCCGAAAAAGCTGTTGAGGCTCTGCAAAAATTATCTAATCCAAAGGCCCTAGTTAAAAGAGATGGCCAAACCTTAGAAATCCAGGCCCTTGAATTAGTCCCTGGAGACATAGTAATTTTGGATGCTGGAAGATTCGTTCCAGCTGATTTGAGATTAATTGATTCTGCTAATCTTCAAATAGAAGAATCTGCACTAACCGGTGAATCTGTCCCTTCTGAAAAAAGTGCATCTGAAATATATACTAACCTTAAAACTCCACTGGGTGATCAAAGTAATATGGCATTTATGTCTACAATAGCTACCTATGGCAGAGGCGAAGGAATAGTAGTCGCGACTGGTATG
The sequence above is a segment of the Acetoanaerobium noterae genome. Coding sequences within it:
- a CDS encoding dUTP diphosphatase, encoding MLEIKVKLQEGVHQEFEFIEGKSNWIDLRTAERIKMNKGDFKLIPLGFALELPEGFEAHILPRSSTFKNYGIIQTNSMGIIDNAYSGNDDYWFFPAYALRDTIIEKGDRICQFRIVRQMEVVKVLFVNELQKQNRGGHGSTGVK
- a CDS encoding alanine/glycine:cation symporter family protein — encoded protein: MQGIVDFLNGIIWSNALIYLCLGTGVYFSVILKFPQVRLIKDMVKQMLSGEASETGVSSFQGFAMALGGRVGTGNIAGVATAIGTGGPGAVFWMWAIAFLGAGSAYIESALAQVYKDEVDGEYRGGPSYYIEKGLGIKWYAILFAVCAVLGVGVFLPGVQANSIASSMNTAFGISPAITGAIVVGLLAFIIFGGTKRIGKAAELIVPFMAIAYIIVALIIIFMNITMLPDVIALIFRSAFGADAAFGGILGTAIQWGVKRGIYSNEAGQGTGPMAAAAAEVSHPAKQGLVQAFSVYVDTLFVCSATAFMILITGMYNVKDGADGFIVENIPGVEIGPAYTQMAVNTLLPGFGQAFVAIALFFFAFTTLLAYYYYAETNVAYLFKGSKNHKTYFLLTKFALLGMTFFGAIRTADLAWALGDIGVGAMAWLNIIAIILLTKVGVGTLKDYEKQKKEGKDPIYEPETLGIKNADTWKAIAARYKKKVS
- a CDS encoding carboxylate--amine ligase; translation: MSNKAVILGANYYIGLSTIRCLGVMGVEVAAVDYSYEGSYAFESKYCKEKLIGPHYKKQPKEFLQFLIDYASKQALKPVLIPCADPYVEFVDEYLYELREYYLIPQNQQGIYTNLMDKEKLHALAVKNSVKVPETVYVSDEDYLDKVDKQIGYPCIVKPTDSPSFVSVFRRKMFKVNNKEELLEAVKKVHEKKLEVIVQRIIPGFDDHMYTFDAYLNQDSKVTNWMTCQKFRQYPINFGASVYTGQKYVQELYDIGAKFLENVGFKGFAEIEFKKDAVTGEFYLIEVNVRITNLNSLLYKAGINMPYLTYSELIGKPQPPFELKKDTGLVFWYAYEDFFAVRGYLKTKQLKLSQVLKSYFKPKAYAIWDYSDPKPFFAFSKSISKKITKKIFR
- a CDS encoding Mur ligase family protein translates to MMDVASLLKGIEILEENRPLSHDHNIQGIAYHSAKVKEGDLFFCIKGYKTDGHKYLLDAKNKGAVGAVVESIQDNIDIPQYLVSDARHSLALCACNFYNHPSKFMKMIGITATNGKTTTAFMIDNILENNNFKTGLVGTVLIKVGDEQIASDLTTPESLDLQNYIYRMKENGLTHVTMEVSSSAIELDRIAGIDYDIVIFNNISREHIDLHETFENYVALKSSLITNAKKGSWAILNMDCEEAASLINKTEANVLTYGVNNDNAMILCKNLDLSSGRGKFTVEISKPFSINGHLYMDQSFEISLSVPGYHSVYNAMAAIAAALICKVPIAVIQESFLNFKGVERRFEFIYENDFKIIDDHFANAGNIDVTMETLNFMEYNKLHLVYAIRGSRGPIVNKENAQAIVTWAKKLNLSEIIATKSADYTTEKDIVTDEEEAVFRDIINGSKLKLELYENLSDAIGEALNRAKEDDVILLAGCQGMDYGASIALKKLKIMNPSISEDELFEPLKHRVCGIE
- a CDS encoding shikimate kinase; this translates as MKKIAFIGMMGCGKSSIANDISKDLALKLISIDKMVEKELNLSISDIFEKFGEPYFRKIETKVLKNAVINESCIIDCGGGIILDSSNIEILKNNGYSIIFIDRNPEKILEEMDVNNRPLVKDNPTALIKIYNERIGLYKKYSDYIIENNNDYDYAINSVKSLIINL
- the aroD gene encoding type I 3-dehydroquinate dehydratase — its product is MKIEATKKIQIKNIEIGGSKTLICTPIIPSTLEDFVADIDDALSQNPDVVEWRLDYFDNLSSLDYVYNTLTSIKYKLANTIFILTLRDNKEGGKCTLSQEDKLKIIQNALKTDTIDILDIEQIQGKDYISTVKQMINNTNTKLILSYHNFEFTPNKEEIVQKIEKALELGADIPKVAYMPHSSEDVLCLLDASLSCRKLLEAPMVSISMGDLGKISRVYAGQFGSDITFASLKDSTAPGQIKIDDLKRAWTHLF
- the cuyB gene encoding cysteate racemase, encoding MELSKDNKKEVTAMNDKIIGILGGMGPEATAHFYFKLIKATPSKTDQDHFRVIMDSNSKIPDRTSAIFGNGENPVPALIETAKTLECAKVDVACIPCITAHYFIDEIQESINFPILNALRELDIYIKANYPDIKNIGILATSGTLKTGLFNKYLSDYNLIYPDYDIQTNKVMQAIYSPQYGIKSGVIEGKPIDMLVETGEILIKNGAQILIAGCTEIGLVLNSSHFDIPLIDPMDVAIEAIVKNKY
- the mscL gene encoding large-conductance mechanosensitive channel protein MscL; the encoded protein is MLKEFKTFIMRGNVMDMAVGIIIGGAFGKIITSLVNDIIMPVISILTGSVDFKHLKYVIEPAQGEIPELAVYYGQFIQNLVDFVIIAFSIFIMIKMINKLKAKPKEEAAPAKPSEEVVLLSEIRDELKKMGPSSL